CTTCGGCCTCGGCGTCTTTACCGAGATCCTCGGGCGTACCGTCCTTGACGGCTTTCTTGATCACGTCGATCGTGTCGCGGCGGGCGTTGCGGATGCTGACCTTGGCGGCTTCGGCCTGTTGCTTGGCGTTCTTGGCCAGGCTACGGCGACGATCCTCGGTGAGCGGGGGGATGCCCAGGCGGATGGTCTCGCCATTGTTCTCGGGCGTGATGCCGACCTCGGAGGCGAGGATGGCCTTTTCGATCTCCTTCAGCAGGGATTTCTCCCACGGGGTGATGAGGATCGTCTTGGCGTCAGGGGTGGTGACGGAGGCTACGTTCGAGAGCGGCGCGAGGTCGCCGTAGTAAGTCACGCGGACGTTGTCGAGGATGCGTGCACTGGCTTTGCCGGCGCGGATGCGTGCCAGCTCGTCGTCTAAATGCTGGACGGCGGCGTTCATCTTCGCTTCGGCGTCCTTGATGATTTGTTTGGTGTCTGTTGCTGCCATATGATGAGGGGTTCTAAAGTTGTTCAGAGGGTGACGCGTGTGCCGATGTTCTCGCCGGAGAGCACGCGCTTGAGATTGCCGGGGGTATCCATGTCGAAGACGACGAGGGGGAGGTTGTTCTCC
The sequence above is drawn from the Tannerella serpentiformis genome and encodes:
- the frr gene encoding ribosome recycling factor, which codes for MAATDTKQIIKDAEAKMNAAVQHLDDELARIRAGKASARILDNVRVTYYGDLAPLSNVASVTTPDAKTILITPWEKSLLKEIEKAILASEVGITPENNGETIRLGIPPLTEDRRRSLAKNAKQQAEAAKVSIRNARRDTIDVIKKAVKDGTPEDLGKDAEAEAQKIHDKYVKKVDDLYAAKEKEIMTV